The Ahaetulla prasina isolate Xishuangbanna chromosome 4, ASM2864084v1, whole genome shotgun sequence genome has a window encoding:
- the RAB18 gene encoding ras-related protein Rab-18 isoform X1, producing MISFFVLQWLKPGYFTTADSQWDEIGNMVFLRNLKQQLILLLRFTDNTFDPELAATIAVPICLLRGFLVYTQMLWKVGRDILKIASQKAGIMKHGVDFKVKTISVDGNKAKLAIWDTAGQERFRTLTPSYYRGAQGVILVYDVTRRDTFTKLDNWLTELETYCTRYDIVKMLVGNKIDKENREVDRNEGLKFARKHSMLFIEASAKTCDGVQCAFEELVEKIIQTPGLWESESQNRGVKLSNNEEGYRGACGGYCSVL from the exons ATGATCTCTTTTTTTGTTCTCCAGTGGCTGAAACCTGGATATTTTACTACAGCAGATTCCCAGTGGGATGAAATAGGCAACATGGTGTTTCTAAGAAATCTTAAGCAACAACTCAT TCTTTTGTTACGGTTTACAGATAACACATTTGATCCAGAACTTGCAGCAACGATTG CTGTGCCTATTTGTCTTTTAAGAGGGTTTTTAGTATATACTCAGATGCTGTGGAAAGTTGGAAGGGATATCTTAAAAATTGCTTCACAGAAAGCTGGCATAATGAAGCATG GtgttgacttcaaagtgaaaacaaTCTCAGTAGATGGAAATAAGGCTAAGCTTGCAATCTGG gACACTGCAGGCCAAGAGCGATTCAGAACACTAACACCCAGCTATTACAGAGGAGCACAAGGAGTTATATTGG TTTATGATGTCACAAGAAGAGACACATTTACTAAACTCGACAATTGGTTAACTGAATTGGAAACATACTGCACAAGATATGACATAGTTAAAATGCTAGTTGGAAACAAAATAGATAAG GAAAATAGAGAAGTTGACAGAAATGAAGGTCTTAAGTTTGCCCGAAAACATTCCATGTTATTTATAG AGGCAAGTGCAAAAACATGTGATGGTGTACAATGCGCTTTTGAAGAACTTGTTGAGAAAATAATTCAGACTCCTGGACTGTGGGAAAGTGAAAGCCAAAACAGAGGTGTAAAATTATCGAACAATGAAGAGGGTTatcggggtgcctgtggtggctatTGTTCTGTGTTATAA
- the RAB18 gene encoding ras-related protein Rab-18 isoform X2 — protein MDEDILTTLKILIIGESGVGKSSLLLRFTDNTFDPELAATIAVPICLLRGFLVYTQMLWKVGRDILKIASQKAGIMKHGVDFKVKTISVDGNKAKLAIWDTAGQERFRTLTPSYYRGAQGVILVYDVTRRDTFTKLDNWLTELETYCTRYDIVKMLVGNKIDKENREVDRNEGLKFARKHSMLFIEASAKTCDGVQCAFEELVEKIIQTPGLWESESQNRGVKLSNNEEGYRGACGGYCSVL, from the exons ATGGACGAGGATATTTTGACCACGCTGAAGATCCTCATAATCGGCGAAAGCGGCGTGGGCAAGTCCAG TCTTTTGTTACGGTTTACAGATAACACATTTGATCCAGAACTTGCAGCAACGATTG CTGTGCCTATTTGTCTTTTAAGAGGGTTTTTAGTATATACTCAGATGCTGTGGAAAGTTGGAAGGGATATCTTAAAAATTGCTTCACAGAAAGCTGGCATAATGAAGCATG GtgttgacttcaaagtgaaaacaaTCTCAGTAGATGGAAATAAGGCTAAGCTTGCAATCTGG gACACTGCAGGCCAAGAGCGATTCAGAACACTAACACCCAGCTATTACAGAGGAGCACAAGGAGTTATATTGG TTTATGATGTCACAAGAAGAGACACATTTACTAAACTCGACAATTGGTTAACTGAATTGGAAACATACTGCACAAGATATGACATAGTTAAAATGCTAGTTGGAAACAAAATAGATAAG GAAAATAGAGAAGTTGACAGAAATGAAGGTCTTAAGTTTGCCCGAAAACATTCCATGTTATTTATAG AGGCAAGTGCAAAAACATGTGATGGTGTACAATGCGCTTTTGAAGAACTTGTTGAGAAAATAATTCAGACTCCTGGACTGTGGGAAAGTGAAAGCCAAAACAGAGGTGTAAAATTATCGAACAATGAAGAGGGTTatcggggtgcctgtggtggctatTGTTCTGTGTTATAA
- the RAB18 gene encoding ras-related protein Rab-18 isoform X5 translates to MLWKVGRDILKIASQKAGIMKHGVDFKVKTISVDGNKAKLAIWDTAGQERFRTLTPSYYRGAQGVILVYDVTRRDTFTKLDNWLTELETYCTRYDIVKMLVGNKIDKENREVDRNEGLKFARKHSMLFIEASAKTCDGVQCAFEELVEKIIQTPGLWESESQNRGVKLSNNEEGYRGACGGYCSVL, encoded by the exons ATGCTGTGGAAAGTTGGAAGGGATATCTTAAAAATTGCTTCACAGAAAGCTGGCATAATGAAGCATG GtgttgacttcaaagtgaaaacaaTCTCAGTAGATGGAAATAAGGCTAAGCTTGCAATCTGG gACACTGCAGGCCAAGAGCGATTCAGAACACTAACACCCAGCTATTACAGAGGAGCACAAGGAGTTATATTGG TTTATGATGTCACAAGAAGAGACACATTTACTAAACTCGACAATTGGTTAACTGAATTGGAAACATACTGCACAAGATATGACATAGTTAAAATGCTAGTTGGAAACAAAATAGATAAG GAAAATAGAGAAGTTGACAGAAATGAAGGTCTTAAGTTTGCCCGAAAACATTCCATGTTATTTATAG AGGCAAGTGCAAAAACATGTGATGGTGTACAATGCGCTTTTGAAGAACTTGTTGAGAAAATAATTCAGACTCCTGGACTGTGGGAAAGTGAAAGCCAAAACAGAGGTGTAAAATTATCGAACAATGAAGAGGGTTatcggggtgcctgtggtggctatTGTTCTGTGTTATAA
- the RAB18 gene encoding ras-related protein Rab-18 isoform X3: protein MISFFVLQWLKPGYFTTADSQWDEIGNMVFLRNLKQQLILLLRFTDNTFDPELAATIGVDFKVKTISVDGNKAKLAIWDTAGQERFRTLTPSYYRGAQGVILVYDVTRRDTFTKLDNWLTELETYCTRYDIVKMLVGNKIDKENREVDRNEGLKFARKHSMLFIEASAKTCDGVQCAFEELVEKIIQTPGLWESESQNRGVKLSNNEEGYRGACGGYCSVL, encoded by the exons ATGATCTCTTTTTTTGTTCTCCAGTGGCTGAAACCTGGATATTTTACTACAGCAGATTCCCAGTGGGATGAAATAGGCAACATGGTGTTTCTAAGAAATCTTAAGCAACAACTCAT TCTTTTGTTACGGTTTACAGATAACACATTTGATCCAGAACTTGCAGCAACGATTG GtgttgacttcaaagtgaaaacaaTCTCAGTAGATGGAAATAAGGCTAAGCTTGCAATCTGG gACACTGCAGGCCAAGAGCGATTCAGAACACTAACACCCAGCTATTACAGAGGAGCACAAGGAGTTATATTGG TTTATGATGTCACAAGAAGAGACACATTTACTAAACTCGACAATTGGTTAACTGAATTGGAAACATACTGCACAAGATATGACATAGTTAAAATGCTAGTTGGAAACAAAATAGATAAG GAAAATAGAGAAGTTGACAGAAATGAAGGTCTTAAGTTTGCCCGAAAACATTCCATGTTATTTATAG AGGCAAGTGCAAAAACATGTGATGGTGTACAATGCGCTTTTGAAGAACTTGTTGAGAAAATAATTCAGACTCCTGGACTGTGGGAAAGTGAAAGCCAAAACAGAGGTGTAAAATTATCGAACAATGAAGAGGGTTatcggggtgcctgtggtggctatTGTTCTGTGTTATAA
- the RAB18 gene encoding ras-related protein Rab-18 isoform X4, which yields MDEDILTTLKILIIGESGVGKSSLLLRFTDNTFDPELAATIGVDFKVKTISVDGNKAKLAIWDTAGQERFRTLTPSYYRGAQGVILVYDVTRRDTFTKLDNWLTELETYCTRYDIVKMLVGNKIDKENREVDRNEGLKFARKHSMLFIEASAKTCDGVQCAFEELVEKIIQTPGLWESESQNRGVKLSNNEEGYRGACGGYCSVL from the exons ATGGACGAGGATATTTTGACCACGCTGAAGATCCTCATAATCGGCGAAAGCGGCGTGGGCAAGTCCAG TCTTTTGTTACGGTTTACAGATAACACATTTGATCCAGAACTTGCAGCAACGATTG GtgttgacttcaaagtgaaaacaaTCTCAGTAGATGGAAATAAGGCTAAGCTTGCAATCTGG gACACTGCAGGCCAAGAGCGATTCAGAACACTAACACCCAGCTATTACAGAGGAGCACAAGGAGTTATATTGG TTTATGATGTCACAAGAAGAGACACATTTACTAAACTCGACAATTGGTTAACTGAATTGGAAACATACTGCACAAGATATGACATAGTTAAAATGCTAGTTGGAAACAAAATAGATAAG GAAAATAGAGAAGTTGACAGAAATGAAGGTCTTAAGTTTGCCCGAAAACATTCCATGTTATTTATAG AGGCAAGTGCAAAAACATGTGATGGTGTACAATGCGCTTTTGAAGAACTTGTTGAGAAAATAATTCAGACTCCTGGACTGTGGGAAAGTGAAAGCCAAAACAGAGGTGTAAAATTATCGAACAATGAAGAGGGTTatcggggtgcctgtggtggctatTGTTCTGTGTTATAA